The DNA segment AGTAGATCCCGGTCTCGAAGCGCACCTGGTAGACGCCGTCGTCGAGAACGTCCGGACCCAGCTCGCGCACGCGGCCGTCCGCATCGGTGAGCCCCTGCGCGACGGGCTCCCAGCCCTCGGCACCCCGGCGAGACAGCGTCACCGCGATCCCGGCGGCGGGCACGCCCGCCACGGCGTCCAGCACGTGCGTCGTGACGTGGCTCATGCGAGCGCCTCCTCGTACGTCGTGCGCAGGCGCAGCAGCGCGATGCCCCGCAGCTGGTCGGCGACCTCGGCGATCTCCGCCGCCTCGTCGTTCGTGAGACGTCGCTCGAGCTCCGCGACGATCTCGTCGCGCGACCGTCCCGCAGCGCGGATGAGGAACACCCTCCCGAAGGCCTCCTCGTACGCGGCGTTGAGCGTCGCCAGGCGCGACGCGAGCACCGCATCGTCCGTGGACGATGCCTCCTGCTCCTTCGCCGAGAACCTCGCCTCCGCATCGTCCCCGGCCGCCTTCTCCCCGATGCGGGGGTGTGCGGCGAGCGCCTCGTCGACCTCTGCCTCGCTCATCGGCGTCGCGATCGACACCGCCGCGCGCTCCATCTCGAGCATCGAGTCGAACTCCAAGCGGGCCATCTCGTCGGCCCAGCGCTCGACACGCAGGCACGCGAGCAGGTCCTCGCGGGTCGGCTTCACCGTCACAGCATCTCCCCTGGCCTCACGGCGCGAGGTCCATTCCCTCGCGCGTAGTGTCTCCAGTATGGCAATGAGGATCGCGGGCGCGGTGCTGGCCGCCGGGGCGGGAACGCGAGCCGGTGGACCGAAGGCGCTGCGGCGCGCGGAGGACGGCACTGCCTGGGTCGAGCGCGCCGCCATCACACTTCGCGACGCGGGCTGCGATCCCGTGATCGTCGTGGTGGGCGCGCAGGCCTACGAGGCGGAGGAGCTCGTGCCCGACTGGGCCGACACCGTCGTCGCGTGGAACTGGGCCGAGGGCCAGTCGGTGTCGCTGCGCAAGGTCGTCGAGGAGGCGACCGAGCGCGGGGCCGAGGCGCTCCTCGTCACGCTCGTGGACCTGCCCGAGCAGAAGACGGAGGCGGCGCGCCGGGTGCTCGCCGCGGCGCACGACCAGACGACGCTCGCCCGCGCGACGTTCGACGGCGCTCCCGGACACCCGGTCCTGATCGGCAGGGCCCACTGGGAGCCGCTGGTCGCGATGCTCGAGGGCGATCGCGGCGCGGGGCGGTACCTCGCGGCGCACGGCGCGCGCGAGATCGACTGCTCCGACCTGGGTGGTGGGGCCGACGTCGACGAGTGAGGTCGCCTACGACCCGACGTTGTCCGCCGTGACGGGCTGGTCGCCGAGGTCGGGCAGCTCCTGGTCCGGGCACGAGTCAAGGACCGCGAGCATCGCGTCGAGCTCTGCCTGCGTGACCCACACCTCGTACTTGGTCTTCACCGCGACCTGCCGCGCCACATACGTGCAGCGGTAGGACTTCTGCGCGGGAAGCCAGCTCGCGGCGTCCGAGTCGCCCTTCTCCCGGTTGGCGCTCGCGTCGACCGGCTCGAGGTTGAGCGGGTCGTTCGCGAACGCCACGCGCTTCGCGTATTCCCACTGCGCGGCGCCCTTCTGCCACGCGTCCGACAGCGCAACGAGGTGGTCGATGTCGACCTCGCTCGCCCCGCCGCGCTCGAAGTGGATGCTCTCGCCGGTGAACGGGTCGTCGAGGTCGCCCGCGAGCACGATGCAGTCGCCGTCCATCTCGAGGCCCGTCAGCCGCAGCTGCAGTTCGTCGTTCCTGGTGTCGCAGCCGTTGCGGTCCACGTCGATCCAGCCCGAGCCGAACTCGTCGCGCTCGTAGCCGGTCTTCGCCGCGCGCCCCTTCACGGTGAGCTCGAGGGCCGCCTCATGGACACTCCCCTCGCCCCCGGACGATGCGACGGCCGGCTCGGACGCGGAGGTGGCCTGAGAGGTCGGGGCCGCGGCATCGGCCGCTCCTCCGTCACCCCCGGCGAGGCCGCTGACGGCGATCGCCACAAGGCCCGCGACCAGCAGCAGGATCGCGAACATCGGCTCGGGGCGACCCGCCGTGGGCGCGCTCGCGCTCGTGCCTGCCATCGTGTCTCCCTCCAGTGGCCCGGAGAGAATGTAGTCGCGGGAGCGGGCATCGCGGGGACCCGGTCCCGGCGCGGCGTCAGGCGTCGATCGTCCCCGTCACCGCGACGTGCGTCGCGCCGCCGATCCAGAGCTCACCGTCGCCCTCGGTGACGGAGATGCGGCCGTCGCGGCCGAGCACGGTCCCCTGGCGGGCGTCGTACGGCGCGGCGAGGACGCCGGCCGAGGTCAGCCATTGCGCGGCGGATGCGTTCAGGCTGCCCGTCACGGGATCCTCGAAGAGCCCGGCTCCCGGGTCCCCGACGAATGCGCGCACCTCGAGCGCAACGCCGTCCGGCCCGGCACCGTCGATTCCTTCTCCGTCGGCTACGGTGCCGATGCCGGTGCCGGTGCCGGTGCCGGTGCCGGTGCCGGTGCCGGTGCCGGTGCCGACCATTCGGTCCGGACCGTAGAGCCCGACGACGCCGTAGAAGCCCTTGTCCTCGCGCGCGGCCGTGTCGGGCCGCACCTCGAGGACGCTCTGCGCGTCCTTGAGGAGCAGGCCGAGCCAGCCGGGCCCGTTGTCGACCCACTCGGCGGCGACCACGTCGTCACGGTCCAGGCGCAGCCGCTCGCACGCGACGGCCACGTCCGCCTCGTCCACCGGACCCGACCGGAGCCGATCCGGGGCAGCGAAGGCGAGCATCGTCCCGTCGTGCCGAAGGGGCACCAGACCGACTCCGCACTCCTGGGTGACGCGGCCGAGCACCCGCGGCACGCCGCCCGCGTCGAGCCACGCCCGGGCCGTGCCGAGCGTCGGATGGCCCGCGAACGGGAGCTCCTCCGCGACGGTGAAGATGCGGACGCGGTAGTCGGCCGACGGGTCGGTGGGCGGCAGCACGAACGTGGTCTCCGACAGGTTCGTCCAGTTCGCGATGCGCGCCATCTGCTCCGTGGTCAGGTCCTCGGCGTCGAGGATCACCGCGACCGGGTTGCCCGTGTAGGGCCCGTTGCCGAAGACGTCGACCTGGCGGAAGGGGTGCTGGCTCATGAGCCCACGCTACGGGTGCCCATCAGGGCAGGTCGGGCGACGAGTGGCACCACCCCTGTTGACCATGGTGGGGATTGTCCGTACTGTCGTGTGGCAGGCGTCGAGTGCGATGGGGCTCTTGGCGCCGTTTCTATGCCCGGATTCAGGCGCTGCCGCGAGGCCGCCGGCTCAGCCGAAGTCCTTCGCCAGGTCCAGGACCGCCGCCTCGAACGCGTCGAGCGCGAGCGCCACGTCCGACTCGATCACCGACTCGTCCTTGTGGTGCGAGATGCCGCCGCCGCAGCGGATGAAGAGCATCGCGTAGTCCGTGAGCGACGCGACCGCCATCGCGTCGTGACCGGCCTTCGACAGCAGCTCGAGGGGCTCGCTGTCCCCCGTCGCCGCGATGCCCGCACGGATCGCGTCGGCGAGGCGCGTGCCGACGACGGTCGCCTCCGCATCGTGCCTCTCGACCGCCTCGAACGTCAGGTTGCGCGCGGCGCAGATCTTGTCGGCGCGCTCCTGGATCAGGTCCCAGACCCTGTCGCGCAGCTCGTCGGTCTCGGCACGCAGATCGAGCGAGAACTCGGCGCGGCCGGGGATGACGTTCGCGGCTCCCGGGTAGGCCTGCATGCGGCCGACCGTGCCGATCGCGCCGTTGTCGCGGGACAGCTCCTCGATCGCGGTCACGAGCTCGGAAGCGCCGAGCAGACCGTCGCGGCGCCGACCGTAGGGCATGCCGCCCGCGTGGCCGGCCTCGCCGATCATCGTGAGATCGAAGCGGCGGGCACCCATGATCCCGGTGACCACGCCTAGGGCACGGTCAGCGTCCTCGAGCAGCGGACCCTGCTCGATGTGAGCCTCGAGGTAGCCGAGCACCTGATCGCGCGGCAGCGCCGCCTCCTCGATCCGCGCGGGATCGAGCCCGAACGCCTCGAAGGCCGTGCGCAGCGTGATGCCCTGCGCGTCCTTGAGGTCCCACCACGCGTCCTGCCACGCGCCGGCGACGGCGCACGAGCCGAGCAGGGTGCGGCCGAAGCGCGTGCCCTCCTCGTCGGCGAAGCCGAGCACCTCGATGCCGAACGGCAGGTCCACGCCCTTGGCCTCGAGCCTGCCCACGACCGCGATCGCCATGAGCGTGCCGAGGATCCCGTCGTACCTGCCCGCCCCGGGCACGGTGTCGAGGTGAGAGGCGAGCATCAGCACCGGCGAGTCGTCCTCGGGCCCGGCGAGCGAGCCGCGCTGATTGCCGGCCACGTCCTGCCACGGGTCGAGTCCCGCCTCGGCCATCCACTCGCCCACGGTCCAGTTCGTGCGGGCGTGCTCGGCGGTGAGGTACGAGCGCTCGATCGCGCCGATGCGCGAGCTGTGGGTCGCGAGGACATCGCAGCGCTCGAGGATCTCCCGCGCCGAGAAGGGCACGGGACCGTCCGCATCGTCCATGTCGAGGGGACCCGGGACGATCTCGCCAGGCGAGGTCACGAGGCCTCCCCGTACACGCGGTAGGCCTCGTCGACGCCGCCGCCCGCGGGAAGGCCGAAGCCCTCGCGGCGAAGCACCGCCTCGAGCGCGGCGAGCGTGGTGAGGACCGCGTCCTGGCGCGCGTTGTAGCCCATGGTGCCAATCCTCCACACCTTGCCCGCGAGCGGCCCGAACGACGTGCCGATCTCGATCCCGAAGTCCTCGAGCATGCGCGTGCGCACGGCCTCGCCGTGCACGCCCTCGGGGATGACGACGCCGACGACGTTGGTCATCTTGTGCGCGGTGTCACCGAAGACCTCGAGGCCGAGGCCGCGCACGCCCTCCATCATCGCGCGGCCGTGGAGCGCATGCCTGGCCTGGAAGTTGCCGAGCCCCTCCTCGAGGACGATGCGGGCCGCCTCGCGTGCCGCGTACAGCATGGTCGTGGCCTCGGTGTGGTGGTTGAGCCTGCGCTCGGACCAGTAGTCGAAGACCATCGACATGTCGAAGTAGTTCGAGCGGATCGGGTGCGCCGCGACCTCGTCGCCCTCGGCGCGGATGCCGGCCTCGATGCTCTTGCGGGAGTTGATGACGCCCTCGGCCCGCGGCGAGAAGGTCGCGGGCGCGGACCCGGAGGGACCGCCCAGGCACTTCTGCAGCCCGCCGGTCGCGATGTCGACGCCCCACTCGTCGGTGAGGAACTCGTTGCCGCCGATCGAGGCGGTGACGTCCGCGTACAGCAGCGCGCCGTAGCGCGCGCACAGCTCGCCGAACCCATCGAACGGTTGCGCGACCGTGGTCGAGGTGTCGCCGTGGACCACCGCGAGGAGCTTGGGCTGGACCTTCGCCATGGCGTCCGCGATGAGCTCGTAGGGCGCGACCTGGCCCCACGGCACCTCGACCGTGTGCACCTCCGCGCCGCAGCGCTGGGCGATCTCGACGAGCAGGTGGCCGAAGCGGCCCATGACCGGCACGAGCACCTTGTCGCCGGGCTCGAGCACCGAGACGAGCGCCGCCTCGATCGCGCCACGCGCGGTCGAGTCGACGAGCAGGGTCTGCCGGTTGGCCGTGACGAAGACGCGGCGATACAGGTCCATGACCTCGTTCATCGCGTGGGTCATGAACGGGTCGTACTGCCCGACCAGCGGCGCGGACATCGCGCGCAGCACGCGCGGGTCGGCGTTGATCGGGCCAGGGCCCATGAGCAGGCGTGACGGCGGATTCAGCGGCCCCGGAAGAGTCATGGCTTCTCCAGAAATGTTGATGAGACCTACACAGTCTGGCGGATCGCGCGTTTCATGGGGATTTCGACGGCCGGAGGCCTACCCCTGCTGGTCGTGGAGCAGCTCGCGCTCCCACGTGAGCGCCGTCTCGATGAGCGCCAGGTCCGACCCCTTGGGGCCGATCAGGCTCAACCCCACGGGCCCCTCCGAGGTGCGCATCCACGGCACCGTGAGCGCCGGACGGCCCGTGAGGCCCGCGATCGCGGTCATGGACAGCGTCGCCTCTCGGACCCCCTGGAGGTACTCGATCGACGCGTCGAGGCTCGGCGCCGCGGACGGCGAGGTCGGCAGCAGCAGGATCGCGTTGCCGAGCGCATCGTCGATCTCCTTGGCGAGCTCGGCGACGTCGATCAGCGCCTCGGCCTCCTGCTCCTTGCCCACCGAGGACGCGTACTCGAAGCGCTCGAAGATGTCCTGACCGAGCGCGCCGGGGTGCTTCTCGACCCAGGCGCCGTCCGAGCGCCAGGCCTCGGCCGACTGCGTCACCCTGAACCCGGCGTAGAGGCGGCTCACATCGGGCAGGTCGACCGGCCTGAGATCGACGTGCACCTCGAGCCACTGGAGCAGCTGGATGAAGATCTGCCGCACCTCGGGCTGCGCGAGCACGGTGGCGCTCGGGGACGCAAGCACGACGTCGTCCAGCGTGACCTCCGGCTCGCCGGAGAACGAGGCCTTCGCGGCCGCGAGCAGGGTCTCGCCGTCGCGCGTCATCCACCCGACGGTGTCGTAGCGCGGCGCGAGCGGCACCACCTCCTCGAGGCTCACGGCGCCGTGCGTCGTCCTGAGACCCCACAGCCCCTGGTAGGAGGCGGGGATGCGGATCGAGCCCGCTGTGTCGGTGCCCAGGCCGATGCTCGCCTGACCCAGCGCGACCGCCGAGGCGGGGCCCGACGACGAGCCTCCGGGGACCGCGCCCTGCACGGCGCCGTTGGGCGGGGTGCCGTAGTCGGGGTTGAGGCCCGCGATCGAGTACGCGAACTGGTCCGTCTGGGCGATTCCGACGACGTCGGCGCCCGCGTCGAGCAGCGACTGCACCGCGGGCGCGTTGAGCTCCTTCGGCTCCGACTCCTCGAGATAGGCACGCACGCCTGCGCCCACGCGCTGGCCGAGCACCGAGAACAGGTCCTTCACTGCGACCGTCTCACCCGCGAGCGGCCCCTCGGACCTGCCCTCGAGCAGCGGGGCGCCGACGACGCGCCAGATCCGGGTGTCGATCGCGGCGGGCGTCGAGGACACGTGGGCGACCGCGATGCGCCATCCACCGCCGGGCCCGCCGACCGCGTCGGCCGAGTAGCGCCACAGCTGGGTCACGAGGCCGCGACCGCCCGCGACGGGGGCGTTGACCGAGACCGCGAGCCAGTCGTCGCCGGCAGGGGTCAGGCGCAGCTCCACGAGGCGGCGCGCGCCCGCGCCGCCGCGCTTGGCGCGGAACGAGGCGATCGCGTCGTGGCCGATGAGCAGGCCGGCGCCGTCGCCGCGGAGTGTCTCGTCCCCTGGCTCGAAGAACGCCGCGAGCGCGTCGAGATCGTCCGCCGCGAGCACCTGCTCGTACGCGTGGATCGCCTCGATCAGCCCGTCAGGGGCCATCGCCCCCGCGGCCACGTGGA comes from the Demequina sp. NBRC 110054 genome and includes:
- the uraH gene encoding hydroxyisourate hydrolase gives rise to the protein MSHVTTHVLDAVAGVPAAGIAVTLSRRGAEGWEPVAQGLTDADGRVRELGPDVLDDGVYQVRFETGIYFAKRQVETFYPEVEIAFSVAGGDHYHVPLLLSPFAYSTYRGS
- a CDS encoding 2-oxo-4-hydroxy-4-carboxy-5-ureidoimidazoline decarboxylase, with the translated sequence MTVKPTREDLLACLRVERWADEMARLEFDSMLEMERAAVSIATPMSEAEVDEALAAHPRIGEKAAGDDAEARFSAKEQEASSTDDAVLASRLATLNAAYEEAFGRVFLIRAAGRSRDEIVAELERRLTNDEAAEIAEVADQLRGIALLRLRTTYEEALA
- a CDS encoding NTP transferase domain-containing protein, with product MAMRIAGAVLAAGAGTRAGGPKALRRAEDGTAWVERAAITLRDAGCDPVIVVVGAQAYEAEELVPDWADTVVAWNWAEGQSVSLRKVVEEATERGAEALLVTLVDLPEQKTEAARRVLAAAHDQTTLARATFDGAPGHPVLIGRAHWEPLVAMLEGDRGAGRYLAAHGAREIDCSDLGGGADVDE
- a CDS encoding HNH endonuclease family protein, whose amino-acid sequence is MAGTSASAPTAGRPEPMFAILLLVAGLVAIAVSGLAGGDGGAADAAAPTSQATSASEPAVASSGGEGSVHEAALELTVKGRAAKTGYERDEFGSGWIDVDRNGCDTRNDELQLRLTGLEMDGDCIVLAGDLDDPFTGESIHFERGGASEVDIDHLVALSDAWQKGAAQWEYAKRVAFANDPLNLEPVDASANREKGDSDAASWLPAQKSYRCTYVARQVAVKTKYEVWVTQAELDAMLAVLDSCPDQELPDLGDQPVTADNVGS
- a CDS encoding PhzF family phenazine biosynthesis protein, with the protein product MSQHPFRQVDVFGNGPYTGNPVAVILDAEDLTTEQMARIANWTNLSETTFVLPPTDPSADYRVRIFTVAEELPFAGHPTLGTARAWLDAGGVPRVLGRVTQECGVGLVPLRHDGTMLAFAAPDRLRSGPVDEADVAVACERLRLDRDDVVAAEWVDNGPGWLGLLLKDAQSVLEVRPDTAAREDKGFYGVVGLYGPDRMVGTGTGTGTGTGTGTGTGIGTVADGEGIDGAGPDGVALEVRAFVGDPGAGLFEDPVTGSLNASAAQWLTSAGVLAAPYDARQGTVLGRDGRISVTEGDGELWIGGATHVAVTGTIDA
- a CDS encoding allantoate amidohydrolase, with protein sequence MTSPGEIVPGPLDMDDADGPVPFSAREILERCDVLATHSSRIGAIERSYLTAEHARTNWTVGEWMAEAGLDPWQDVAGNQRGSLAGPEDDSPVLMLASHLDTVPGAGRYDGILGTLMAIAVVGRLEAKGVDLPFGIEVLGFADEEGTRFGRTLLGSCAVAGAWQDAWWDLKDAQGITLRTAFEAFGLDPARIEEAALPRDQVLGYLEAHIEQGPLLEDADRALGVVTGIMGARRFDLTMIGEAGHAGGMPYGRRRDGLLGASELVTAIEELSRDNGAIGTVGRMQAYPGAANVIPGRAEFSLDLRAETDELRDRVWDLIQERADKICAARNLTFEAVERHDAEATVVGTRLADAIRAGIAATGDSEPLELLSKAGHDAMAVASLTDYAMLFIRCGGGISHHKDESVIESDVALALDAFEAAVLDLAKDFG
- a CDS encoding alanine--glyoxylate aminotransferase family protein codes for the protein MTLPGPLNPPSRLLMGPGPINADPRVLRAMSAPLVGQYDPFMTHAMNEVMDLYRRVFVTANRQTLLVDSTARGAIEAALVSVLEPGDKVLVPVMGRFGHLLVEIAQRCGAEVHTVEVPWGQVAPYELIADAMAKVQPKLLAVVHGDTSTTVAQPFDGFGELCARYGALLYADVTASIGGNEFLTDEWGVDIATGGLQKCLGGPSGSAPATFSPRAEGVINSRKSIEAGIRAEGDEVAAHPIRSNYFDMSMVFDYWSERRLNHHTEATTMLYAAREAARIVLEEGLGNFQARHALHGRAMMEGVRGLGLEVFGDTAHKMTNVVGVVIPEGVHGEAVRTRMLEDFGIEIGTSFGPLAGKVWRIGTMGYNARQDAVLTTLAALEAVLRREGFGLPAGGGVDEAYRVYGEAS
- a CDS encoding AtzH-like domain-containing protein, which encodes MTNIHVAAGAMAPDGLIEAIHAYEQVLAADDLDALAAFFEPGDETLRGDGAGLLIGHDAIASFRAKRGGAGARRLVELRLTPAGDDWLAVSVNAPVAGGRGLVTQLWRYSADAVGGPGGGWRIAVAHVSSTPAAIDTRIWRVVGAPLLEGRSEGPLAGETVAVKDLFSVLGQRVGAGVRAYLEESEPKELNAPAVQSLLDAGADVVGIAQTDQFAYSIAGLNPDYGTPPNGAVQGAVPGGSSSGPASAVALGQASIGLGTDTAGSIRIPASYQGLWGLRTTHGAVSLEEVVPLAPRYDTVGWMTRDGETLLAAAKASFSGEPEVTLDDVVLASPSATVLAQPEVRQIFIQLLQWLEVHVDLRPVDLPDVSRLYAGFRVTQSAEAWRSDGAWVEKHPGALGQDIFERFEYASSVGKEQEAEALIDVAELAKEIDDALGNAILLLPTSPSAAPSLDASIEYLQGVREATLSMTAIAGLTGRPALTVPWMRTSEGPVGLSLIGPKGSDLALIETALTWERELLHDQQG